AAAACAACAAAATCATTCTCAACAACCATTAGATTATGCCATTCTGAACTGATGTtgcaagataaatgatgattagtaTATAATGAGTGGTTTACCTCAGCAAAGTATACAAGTAATCAGGGAGTTTCAACcagtaagtaaaaaaaaaaaaaaatctcatgtatattgCAGAATAAAGAATAGCATTGGTCCTCTTTCATAAACATTAAGCATATTATTTGGGATGCAACTTTAATGGCATGTGACAGGAAAGGTGGCAAATTGTTATCTAATGGCTAGGATGGGACATCTCTATGCACCTTCCACTATGACACTTCTATCAACATTAATTATTACAAATAGCAGCAAGAGCTTACCTCAATAACAGAGATCAACTGGGACTCATTGTGCTGAAGGCACTTCTTGGACCTGGAACTTTGCAGGTGACATTCTATAGTGTTCAGCTTGTCATAAATGTCCCTCAACAACTTTAACTGTTCGTTGCTCCTTTCAGAATCTTCCATTTTCATAATCTTTTCATATTCAATCTGCTGCAGTTGGAATTTTATATGTTCAAAATCATTCCGCATGATACAGGTTCTATTTATAGAATCCACGAGAACCGAATTATAATTCAACATTTCACCTTTTGTGGGTGCAGACAACTTGTCAGGTTGGCTTGTTGGTGTAGAAATTCCACTACTATGGTCTGAATGTGTGACTACCCTGTCTAGCCAATCATTGTCTCGGGAAGGGGATTCTACTGTATCTTGAGACACTAAATCTTCAGTGCCAACAGAAGTTTTAGACTCTTTTATAGACTCTTCCAAGAAATGCTTGTTAGGTTCTCTACTGGTATGATATTTGTCACTTTCTGGGACTTCAAATATGTCATGGACACATGCCAAATGATTTGCATTTCTCCTTGATTCAATTTGATCATGTGAAATGCTATCCCCAACAGACTCCATGGTATCCACTTGTTTTACAGCTTGCGAATGCAAACTTGAAGCACCTTCAGCATCCAGACAGATCTTAGTTCCACAATTTGAATGGCACAATGCGTCACCAGTCAGAGTTGAATCCTGCGAACAAGATGAAAACTCTTTTCCTGAACTGCGTGGGCTGTTACTTGATGTTGTTTGACACCCATTTCTTCGTGGACTTGATTCATATTTCACTTCTCCATCTACTTCTTCAGAATTATAATCATCCGTTGCAGATTCCCGAAACAAGTTTGGTGTTTCCCTATTCTTGTCACCAAGCTGGTCCGTGTAGTCACCAATCCTTTTCAATTTTGTTTGCTCTGAAAATGCTAGGAGACTATTCTCATTGCCACCAGTCTCACTACACAACTTAACCACTCTTAAAGGAGGCAAAGAGATGTTCCTGCTAATATAGCCATGAAGACCGGTTTTGTCCACTAAAGCACCATCTTCACTTGTTACAACATTTCCAGATCCAAGATCACCAATACCATTACTCAATAACTTGGTCTTATATAACTTAATTTGGTGCTTAAGGATTAAAATCTCAAATTCCTTCTGTTGCATTTCTTCCTCTAGAATAATCAAGGATTGCTCTGCATGATGCATTTTTTCCTCTGCAATTCTCCTGTACTGGCATGCTTCCATCTTCTCTGCTGCCTTTTCTCTCTGAAGTCTCAGAATCACGGATAAAGCTTCATTTGCTGCAGTTGCTGAAGCTTctctttcctcctctagctccataTGAAGTTTTCttatgatgatatattggtgAAGCGCTTCCTTTGTAACTGCAATCTCCCTTTCAGCCATATAATCAATAGGATATAATGTGTCCTACAAATTTGTCAATTCCTCTGAACCTGCATTGGGTCTGCATCATGAGTGATtttgttcattttttttaaatacaaAATAATGGATTTATCAAAAAATTAGAACTTCCGAATGTCAAGTGTCAATATTCCACGATGTGCATGGGAAGAACATGACTAATTTTATTGTCAaaatttcagaatctgcatttcaACTATTGGAAAATGATCCTCAACCGACTCTTTATGATGATAGCTACAAGCTGTAAATCCTACCGTATGAGATAACCTACCAATAGTTAAAACAACTAGCAATAGTTGGAGCATAGCCTTATAAACTTAAATCATTATGTGCATTAAAATACCAGACAACTACGAATTCAATATAACCAAAATTCATTACGGTTGACTAAAACTGTTTTCTTCTACTTCACTAGAACAACAAGCAATAGTAATTAATCTATACAACCTTTTCCTGCCAGCCATCTCACCCCATGGTAAATCATCAATATGGGACTACTTAGGTATCACATATGTCCACCAAATGCGGATTTGCCAGCTTTCCAGCACCTTTGATCTTAAGTCAGCTCTACTACAATGGTCATAAATACAATCTGAACCCACTTGGCCTTACTCCCAAAACAAGGATTATTAATGTGGTAAGTGTTGAGAGTCCATAATAAAATGCATGAATATAGTTAATGTGGGAATTATGATTATCCCAAAAACTATAATCTTATCCCTTGCTTTAGCTCCTTATGGATATGACATATATCTCTGTATATCCTTCCAATCCAATTTTATTCTCATCTAATAAATTGGGATATAATTAGTTTAAACAACAGTAACATTTAACAAGCAAAGACTAAGGTCTCACATTTGTTTAGGGGCTGCTAATATGAGATTTTTGATATCTGTACATCAAACCCCCAGCATAAGCAGAAGCATAATCATTTGGAAGCAAATAAAAGTGGGGGAATGCAAAATACAATTGATATGGAAGCCAAACTACAGAAACCTAGACATGTTGTATGCATTTTGTGATTCCCAGTTCAAAATCCTGAAGGGTGACGCTAATAACGAAACTATAGATAGAAACACTGCGTCTAGGGCTCGTATGTACCTGATCACCCTAATCAGAGGAGTAACTTCGACACTGAACCTTATGGACCCGTCTGCTCCTACTTGGGTTCCTGTAAGATCCAAGAACAACAACCATAAGAATTCTACACATACAAATAAGCAAGCAAACGAGAGAAAAAACGATTCAACAGACCTTCAAAGTTGTAAATGATCAGTCGTGGCATGCAATTGCATCTAGAACATTGATCTATCAATGTCTAAACGAACCTCCTCCGCTTCTCCGGGCACATTCTTCTTCTGAACACATCTCCTCCTCAGGGAAGAGATGTTATGGAGAAGAGGCGAAGCCAAACGAAGGGCTCACTGGTACCTGCTAAAAGATGCGTTTACCAGCTCGCCGAGGAATCCGATGTGGGATGTCCTCCTCCTATTCCTCCGTTCGCTACGGGAGACCGTTCCTTGTCCGCTCCCTTGAGCCATAGGTGTTGCGGACGCCGTTggcccgagagagagagagggttgggGTGGGCAATGTGGCAGGGGACGACTCCGATCATGGCGGGTGTCCGAGGCTGTTGCTAGGCGTCGAGTGGGGCTGTGCCGGCCCAGACAGGCACCACGCGTCCTCCTACCCTCTTGGAGTCTGCGGGACCCACTGTGTAGCACCACCTCTAGAGCGAGTGGGTCCCGCAATTCGAAACGCACTGTGTCGCACCATCAATGTGGTGTCGCATGATTCAGAATCGATCAGACATTCGCCCAACAGGAATCTAAGCAGTAAATTACTATTCTCCCTATTTCTCTGGAAACAAAATTATACACTGTTGCAACAATGCTATCAAGAAATCATTGATCTTTACAATGCCATCTGTGATCTAAAATAAAACTTCATTGACTACTATTTATGTGGAAATTGtatcaaataataaataaaactttCTGAAGATAATCTACAAAACCATCTAAGTTGGCATATCCATGGATCCATACAACTGCACGTTTACTACTGAATACATGAGACAGAAGATTGTCTTCAAGTTCTATCCCCATTCGTCCTGGTTCAAAAGTACTTATGCTGCAAGGAGTTTCTGGATATCCTTCTGCAACACAAAGTAGTTGTATGAGATGCAAACTTATTGATTAGAAACAAAGAGAGAGATAACAGAGTACAAGagacaagaaaaagaaagaggagagCAATTTAATGGGACAATAACATGATAATTTTCATTCCAAAATCATTTCATGATGAGTTTTCGTTTTGAAGGACTCTGTTCAAACGTAAGTTGAAGATTATAACTCAATTTACAATTCCAACAGTTCAAAGTTAAGACAACTATCTTTATCCCAGACTATGTTCTGGGATTGCCGACCTTAGTTCCAACAAACACAAATGGAAAAACACATCTGTGTTTTGTGCCCAGAGTAAACCTTTTGTTAATCCTTAGTGGATTCTCCAGCACCTGTAATAGTCAGAAGCAACATAGTATATCTAAATGAGTTAAAAGCAAACAAGTGGTCTTCACAAAGGAACCATCGCTTGTCTCTATGGTGGTATCCTAAACCTCCAGAAACAGAATAATTAAGATAGGTGAGCCTTTATTCTGTGCTCTGCCTTTTTGTGGTTAAGGATTGATTCTTAACTATTAGACTGAAATATAATTTACTGGCATATGCAGATAACATGCTACAatggtattaaaaaaaataatcccCATGATAGAAATATGTTCGTCCTGGAAAATAACTATAGATATGCACATGCACTTCCATCCAACGATGGATGCTAGACTGGTTCCATAAACTGGTCCGATATTTCAGTTCAAATCAGCAACTTGCattgaaattataaaaaaaaaaaaggaaattgcaTTGAAAGACAAATAGCATTTTTACAAAAAATTGAAGTGATACCTAAGCTAAAACATCACCCAGGAGATCGCAGGAAAATTAAGTACAACATTTTACATCCCTATATCCTTGTGATCTAGCTAGAATAATTCATCTAAGTCTTTTTTTTCACTATATCACGAAAGTGCAATCTAAATACCATTACTCATATTAATTTCCAAAGCTTAAGTTGCAAAAGAAGAAACACACACCCAAGTTAATTTTTCAATCATCTACCATTCTTCAGATTGACTACCGACCTTCATGGTGCAACCAACTTTATTCGTTAAGCTTGAGTTGCAAAGTCAAACACAAACCAGTACTGAAGTTTCGATCATTCCAAAGCATGTCACAGGAGAAATGATTTGTTTCCAGTACATACACAACattctctctttccttttttgcacTTTCTTTTCAGTTTTAAAATCATTGAATGAAACTAATATACCAGAATTTAGGATATGCATGAAAAAGAAGTTCTATCAGTGGAACACCCTGTTATGCAGAGTAAGAATCTAAAAGGAGTGAAAGAAACTGGTACTCAATATCTTATTAGTTATATAGCCAACTTGAGATTATAATTTGTGAAAACAGCTTCACATTTGGCTCTTCATAATGCCCAAAACAGCTAGATTCTGAGCCTATAAGACTGTATATTTTTGTAACCTGTGAATAAGCAAGGAGTTAACTCAAGGTATTAGATGGAAAAGGATCTAGTGGTAAAATACACCGCCAGTGAACTAAATAATATTACTAATATTAGACATTCACAGAAAAGGTTTCAATCAGCCACATTCCTTGCTAAGAACTAACTCATCATAATATggatttattttcttaaatgagCACCAAAAGAATAAAAACTGCTAAACGTATCAAAAGAGGAAATTAAATCTGTAAAACAATATTGAGCATCCACATATTAGCTTTATTTGTGTAGCCAACAGTAAAAGTTGCATTCACAGAATCTTATCTTGATAGGAATTTTTTAGGACTAGTATCTGTAGAACAGATTCACTAGAAATTGGGTATTTCTAAGTGTTTGTCACTGTTTTTATGTTTAGTTATGCACTGTACACAAACCTATTTGATCTATCAAGTAATATATGAAAAGTCATCATAACTTATGTTAACCAACAAAATCACAAGAACTAATGAAATCACCATGGTCTATTTCACACACACCTCGATCTGGAAAGGGGAAGTTGTTGGTGGATATCTCTCCACAACTTTCCCATTCTTATCTACCAAGAACTTCTCAAAGTTCCACTTTATAAGATCCCCTAGAAATCCTCCAGCACTAGACTTGAGAAACTGATAAACTGGTGCAGCATTTGGTCCATTAACATCAACCTGTCATGCAGAAAACACTTAGAAAATATAGTTGATATACATGTGCATATATGCCTTTGCATTTTTAGAATGAGAATAAAACATATGGGGGCTATATGGCATGCCTTATCAAAAATAGGAAAATCTGCTTTGAACCTTGTACAGGCAAACTGTTTAATTTCTGAATTTGATCCAGGTTCTTGTCCCCCAAATTGATTGCAAGGGAAGGCCAAAACCTCAAATCCTACATTTAAATTCAGTTAAAAAGGAGGGGGAAAAATCAAAGAAACAACAGCTAGTATCCCACAGCAAGCAATTCTCTGTTTGCAGCTGAAAAATAGTTCATATACAATTCTCTTCCTGAACAATCTTGCCGAATTATTACAATAAATTTACTAGGTTCATAAACACTTTCTCATGCCTATGGCGTATCCTTCCCATCAATTCTAGAGTTGCTTGAGTAATATAATGAAGCAACTGATATCAAATGTTGCTATGCGCATGTATCTCTGTAAAGGAGAGAACAAATTATACTCAAAACTATCCACATCCTATTCAGAAAACTGCCGGATGTAGCATTAGCATTATATGGGATACAACCACTATCATGCAGATGATCTTTCAATGTTCACACAATTGGTGGAGAGAAATCGCTAGGATTACAGTTCCGCATGTCTGCAGTTAAATAGTATGGAAATGAGATGTGATGAATTTATGGTACATGATGCCTATTGAATATGGGAAGTTTCCGATGGGTGCTGGGATGGATAATCAAATGTATACTATATGCAAAGACGTAACACTTTCTTGATTTGAGCCCTATATGCAGGTCACAATGGAGTAACCTAACTAAGGTTCCAAATAACACTTATAAATTAATGTATAGGAACAAAGTAATTTTCCATCACCTTTGCTAGGGCTTCACAATTAAATTTCACAAACATGATGCTGTTTCTCTGTACTACAATGATTTGGTTTGGTTATAATCATCATCTTCCTCATAACCATCTTGAAAGGAGTTACTAAAACAGGGTAGCTAAAATAGAAGTAACAaatataagaaagaaagaaaagaaatgccaAAAAGCTTATTCACTTTACAAATCGAGTATACCTTGGGTCTTGTACTTCTCGTAAATGTGAGAGAGCTCAGAGTAATTTGATGATGTCAATCCACTAAAAATTAGAGCCAGATACACAATCATTAACATATTCAACAAACTAAAATTTTACTGTAAGTTATACCAAGTACAAGCAATTCAGAAGAAACAAAATTTACCATCTTGAAGCAACGTTAACGATCAACAGAATCTTTCCTTTGAATTTGTTGAGAGAAACATCCTTGCCATCAATATCCTGCGCCAAATATATACTTCTTCAAGAAATTATACGGGGGAAGGAGGTTGGAGAGAGGAGACTACAATTGTATATACCTCAATCTAACATCATCTTTGACAAGGCTGCTTGACCTCCTAACTTCGTATTTATATTTGCTAGCTTTAATGTAATCACTATAACgaattaaaaaatcataattacTTTGCAAATATAACTTCTTTGTCAGCATAACTACTGAGCAAAAGTCAAATTCTTCAGCTCATCTCTTATTCATGAAATCTTTAGTTTCTTTGAAGCATACATGATCGCAGTGATCCTTATTTGCTTACATCAGCAAAGCTTTCAGCTATTCAAATGGACCATCTTATGTTTACTATTATAAAGCAATTTAATCAAAACATATTCAAGACAATTATACCTATACACATTCATTTTCGAGCACAGCAAAAACCTTTTTTGTTTACATACACACAACTGGAAAAGCAAACACCAGAAAATTAAGTGAAACAAGAATCGAACTCCTACCTTCACGGTGAAATCATGGACTCTCTTCTCGGTGGCAGCGGTGGCATAGGCCACACCGGGAGTCCTCCCTGGTCTTCCCACAGATCCAAGGTTTTGACGCAACCGGGAGGGGTGCTTGAGGACCCGAAAGGCGGACGTGGGCAATCCGTCCGAGAACTTAGCAGACAGATGGAGGAACTCCGCCGTGGGGGTTTTCGCTCTCCTGTCCTGGAAGCCGGCGTGCAGCGTAGGGTTGGCGTAGAAGAGGGCGGAGGATGCGGCAGCTGCGGAAGCCATTGAATCCAAGTCGGGCCTTCCGGAGacgaaagcagagagagagagagagagagaggagagtagAAAGACCGTTTCGTGCTTCGGAGGGGTTTGGGTTCCGATATAAAGAGAGACGCCGTGGATGGGGAGGAGGAGGTGTGCTCCAGCGCAGGTACAAAAGTCACGCACGTGGCGCGCATCGGGCCGACCACACACAATAGCCTGTCGTAACTCGAGTGCCGATCCGAATCGTGGAGCGTGGGGCTCACCTGATCGCAGCAGACACAAACGTGGCACATCCGAAATGTTTAGAAAAAAGGTGGGGTCCATTTCACGTGGGTTCTGGGATCCGCCACGTCTTGGCTCCGCGGGAGGTGTTCATCCCGCGGAACGGGATACGCGATTGCTATCGAGGGGGACCCACTGGGATCCGCAATAAGGTTCTGCCGCGCGTCTGGCCGGAGTCGTGGGAGATTCTCGCCACCGCCCTCACGGGTGGCGACCGCGAACTCGTGTGAAGGTAACGTAAAAGCCCGATTCGGGTCACGACCGCCGGGAGATAGAAACACACGTTGTCTCCCGACCCGTTCTGTTCTCAATCTATCTGAACCGTCGCTTTCCTCCCGATCAGCCCCAATCAGTCACCGATCAACGTCTCGCATCTGATCCGATAGGTGGGGGCCCGCAGAGAAGGGAATGGCTGAGATACGAGATAAGGATCGGGAAGTACCGAGATGAGAGAACCGAAGGGAGAACTGTATCCACACACAGGTTGGGAAATATCCTCGGGGAATCCCAAAGGTGTTTGGAAGCCCATATCTACTTCCTGTTTATCCACAATTTTGATTCTAAGAAGACTGGAATCCACCGTATCGTATATGATCCATAGAACAATACACAAGGTTTTAAGATATTTgtacatatataatataaacaAGTAGTAAtatcataattatatattttataatatttatgtgTATTTGATCATTAATTAAAGGTATATGTTCAATtgttgagaaaaatattttttataaggatTTGATGATGACGATGAGTTTATCAAGTTTCAATATAAATTGAATTAAGTTGAATTTCGTCACATGTCATATGTGCCATAAATATCCACATTCTgagatatgtatatttatatatgtatatatatatatatacatatatatatatatacatatatatatataattaatccaaT
This Musa acuminata AAA Group cultivar baxijiao unplaced genomic scaffold, Cavendish_Baxijiao_AAA HiC_scaffold_1107, whole genome shotgun sequence DNA region includes the following protein-coding sequences:
- the LOC103991954 gene encoding uncharacterized protein LOC103991954 isoform X1, translating into MAEREIAVTKEALHQYIIIRKLHMELEEEREASATAANEALSVILRLQREKAAEKMEACQYRRIAEEKMHHAEQSLIILEEEMQQKEFEILILKHQIKLYKTKLLSNGIGDLGSGNVVTSEDGALVDKTGLHGYISRNISLPPLRVVKLCSETGGNENSLLAFSEQTKLKRIGDYTDQLGDKNRETPNLFRESATDDYNSEEVDGEVKYESSPRRNGCQTTSSNSPRSSGKEFSSCSQDSTLTGDALCHSNCGTKICLDAEGASSLHSQAVKQVDTMESVGDSISHDQIESRRNANHLACVHDIFEVPESDKYHTSREPNKHFLEESIKESKTSVGTEDLVSQDTVESPSRDNDWLDRVVTHSDHSSGISTPTSQPDKLSAPTKGEMLNYNSVLVDSINRTCIMRNDFEHIKFQLQQIEYEKIMKMEDSERSNEQLKLLRDIYDKLNTIECHLQSSRSKKCLQHNESQLISVIENRRSYHSQFSYVELVVILGMFILPTRD
- the LOC135666537 gene encoding phospholipid hydroperoxide glutathione peroxidase 1, chloroplastic-like, coding for MASAAAASSALFYANPTLHAGFQDRRAKTPTAEFLHLSAKFSDGLPTSAFRVLKHPSRLRQNLGSVGRPGRTPGVAYATAATEKRVHDFTVKDIDGKDVSLNKFKGKILLIVNVASRCGLTSSNYSELSHIYEKYKTQGFEVLAFPCNQFGGQEPGSNSEIKQFACTRFKADFPIFDKVDVNGPNAAPVYQFLKSSAGGFLGDLIKWNFEKFLVDKNGKVVERYPPTTSPFQIEKDIQKLLAA
- the LOC103991954 gene encoding uncharacterized protein LOC103991954 isoform X2, whose amino-acid sequence is MAEREIAVTKEALHQYIIIRKLHMELEEEREASATAANEALSVILRLQREKAAEKMEACQYRRIAEEKMHHAEQSLIILEEEMQQKEFEILILKHQIKLYKTKLLSNGIGDLGSGNVVTSEDGALVDKTGLHGYISRNISLPPLRVVKLCSETGGNENSLLAFSEQTKLKRIGDYTDQLGDKNRETPNLFRESATDDYNSEEVDGEVKYESSPRRNGCQTTSSNSPRSSGKEFSSCSQDSTLTGDALCHSNCGTKICLDAEGASSLHSQAVKQVDTMESVGDSISHDQIESRRNANHLACVHDIFEVPESDKYHTSREPNKHFLEESIKESKTSVGTEDLVSQDTVESPSRDNDWLDRVVTHSDHSSGISTPTSQPDKLSAPTKGEMLNYNSVLVDSINRTCIMRNDFEHIKFQLQQIEYEKIMKMEDSERSNEQLKLLRDIYDKLNTIECHLQSSRSKKCLQHNESQLISVIEAFLSFTI